TGGTAtggcacttgcaaaaaattattttctactTTCGAAGAATACGACATAAATAGGGTTCCTGGTCTTTGGTATGTACCAAAAAGGCATGGACAAACGTACGCCAGTAAATTTTTTCGTGTGTTCGGTGGAGGTAATTATTCACCCATAGTCGTTAAAATGAAGGCTTCAAATGTATCTGTATCATTTGCTGTCCCCTTGGTGCTGACCTGCTTGGCAATGGACAGGGGCTCATATGCCATGTGCACAGCACGCACATCACATCTTGAATGCTAGCACTCCACTGGCAAAGCAATCTTGTACAACCCCGCCAGGAGAATGCAGTTCCACTCAGCTCAGGGCAAAAATTGCTGTCCCAGTGGAATTTCCCCATAGGTTTGGTGTGAAAACACTCAATGTGGCGAGGGTGCATTACATTGCTCGTATAATTTGCAACACAGATGCAGGCCCTATAAAGCATGGAACAAACTAGGCATCCCCTTTAAATACCGTACCGTAGTGTGTGGCCAAGGTGCTCAAGATGCACCCCGTAGTCCTTCGAGATTTGATGAGTCAGATCTGACAGCAGTGGGATCTTGATAGGACCGAGCCCACCTTGGTTTCTTGGAGTTTTTATCCTGGAGGCACAAAATAATGAGCAATTATAATGGCGTATGCGAATTTGTGGCCGAagtgggaagaaaaaaaaaggagaaaaagaaatgaagcaTACCATGCTAAGTGCGTGAATGGCGAATCCACTGAACATGCCACCACTTCAGTATTGAGTGCCTTGAACTCTTTAACACGATCGCTGAAAGCTATGATTTCCGTGGGACATACAAATGTACTGGAAGACAGACAGACAGTTACGATATAGCTAGTAGATAGTACAGTGTTTGCATTATTTAGATGCATGCCTTGCTTCTCGTGTtctgctttaaaaaaaaatgacgatGGACGAAAATATACTCACAAATCAAGGGGGTAAAAGAAGAATACCAGGTactttcccctgaagtctgACAACTTCAATTCCTTAAACTCTCCGTCAACCACAGCTGTGGCAGTGAAATTCGGTGCTGGCTTTGAAACTATTTAGGGACAAGAAAGAATATCCCATGGCAATATCTTAGCCATGAGTGCGACAACATTGACATCATGAAAGGCTACAAAAATGATAATATATTCTGTAGTTGACCTTTTAGTCTGACTAACTGAATAGCAAAGAAATTCAATAAATataaaacgacaacacagattAACAAGTACGAGCCATTTATAGCCGCTAAACAACGCAATTCTTTTCATAAATTACAGATGATATGAAAGACAGAACAAACGAGGAACTCGCCCATACTTTGAGCTTTACTCCAGTGTAGACTGTGTCCAGAAGCTTTTGTGTATTCTTGCGGGTAGACCTGACCACCTCCGAACGACTGGCATGCCTCTTCAGAGCGAACCAGGAGTACGTGACAAAAGACAGCAGCGTATAGGACCGGCAGGCCAAGTGGAAAACAAAACATCGTCTACAGATTGGTAGCTAGCTTGGTACAGCAGACAGCAGTTCCACGTTGCTTTGCAACGTCGACTCGCGGTATCAGTTCTACCGGCCACGAATAGCGTCGGCCGAATAAATGCAGCTCGCGTTGGCTGAACAGAGCTGGATAGG
This portion of the Ornithodoros turicata isolate Travis chromosome 3, ASM3712646v1, whole genome shotgun sequence genome encodes:
- the LOC135388346 gene encoding peroxiredoxin-4-like, whose amino-acid sequence is MFCFPLGLPVLYAAVFCHVLLVRSEEACQSFGGGQVYPQEYTKASGHSLHWSKAQISKPAPNFTATAVVDGEFKELKLSDFRGKYLVFFFYPLDFTFVCPTEIIAFSDRVKEFKALNTEVVACSVDSPFTHLAWIKTPRNQGGLGPIKIPLLSDLTHQISKDYGVHLEHLGHTLRGLFIIDHKGMLRQITMNDLPVGRSVDETLRLVQAFQYTDKHGEVCPAGWKPGGDTIIPNPEGKLKYFSKMNE